A region of the Candidatus Acidiferrales bacterium genome:
GCGCAGACAATCACGGAGCGTGCGCCGGGCACGACGACTTCCGCGTGCATGCGCCGGTCATCCTGCAAATAATGCATCTCGCCCGCGTAGCCCCGCGCGAGCCATTCGGGCAGCTTTTGCAGCTCGGGAAATTCTTCCGCACGCGCAACGCCGCACAAATCGAATCCAATGGTTCGCGCCTGCTCGATAAGGCGCTCGGTCCTTTCGCCGCGCATGGCTTTTGCCAGCATGAAACTATCATGCACTAAAATTCGCGTGGCTGCTCTGGAATGCCTCGCCGAGCGTTGATACAATTCGCAGATATGGCAAACTGGCGGCAGATTCAAGGACGCATCCGGCGGGCGCGCACGAGCGGAGACCCCGTCGCCAAGCTCACCGAACTATTTCAAAAGACGCGCGACGCGATGGTGGCATTCGAGGTCGGCTCGCTCGAAGAGAAGGCCGGCCACAACGATGAAGCAATTCGCTGGTTCAAAGCCGCTGCGGAACGCTTCCGGCGCGCGGATTGGAAAAAGAAAGCTGCGGACGCACTGACGCGTCTGGGCGCGGCAGTGCCCGAAGGACTGTCCGCGCGCGCGGCGGTTTCCACCGAGGCGACTGAACACGCGGCAAACGAAGGCGGAGAAAGCCTCGTTGAGGAAGAGGACGTGCAAAATTCGGAAATGATGGGAAATTTGGAAACGGAGAAACTAGGCGTGAATCTTGAGCCGGAAGTGATTCACGAAGATCCGCAAGATCAGATCTTCAACCGCGAGCAGCCGCCGAGCGCCGTAGCGCGCGCGGCAAGCCAACGGCAGCCCGCCACCGAGCGCCGGGGACGGAGGCGCGGGCGGCGCGGAGGCCGAAGGCACAAGCGCCACGGAGAGGCTGGCAAGCCGGGAATGGAGCGTCCGACCGTGACGCCCGCAAGACCACCGGTGGAGCGAACATCCCGCTCCGGCATGGACGAGCGCGTGTATGCGCAGTCGGGCCGTCAGTCGCCGGCGGCACAGATTTCCGCATCTGCCCCTGTAGAAACTCCAGAGAGCGCGGCGACGCCCGCTTCGCGGTTTGTGCCGGAACCGAGCGGACCATTCGTGGAACGCACTACGTTCATCCGCGCGGGCGATCCGGCGCTTGCTTCGCGCTTCGCGCAACTGGAATCGCTTTTGCGGCGGTTGATTTCCGCGCCGCTGCATCGCATCGATGAGATCGCTGAAGCGCCCGCCGGACCCGGCGTCTTTCTTCTTTCGGATTCTGATTTGATGACCAATTACTACGTTGAGGCATGCCAGACGCTGCGCATCGGGACGAGCCAGCTGGCGCGCGCAGGACGCGCCGGGCGAGGGGCGCGCGCGGAAGGGAAAGCTTCCCTTCGGGCGCAACTTGCTGAACATCTGGAAATCAACGACACGCAAGTGAACGACTACCTGAAGAAGCACTGTGTGGTCCGCTGGCTGCAGCTCGATGAAGACGCACCGCACGTGGCGCATTTTGCCATCGCCGTGCTGCGGCCGGCGCTGAACACGCAATGAGGGGAATGATCTGACAATACAAAGTGAAAGGCGGCGCTGTGAATGCACAAAATAAAAAAGGCCCCCGCGGGGACTGCTGCAGGGGCCTTTTGATCTTCTGTGCGCTCTTTGCGCTGCGGAACGCGCTCCTTAGAACGTCAAATGCAGAGCCATGGAAATAAATCGTGGGCTTCCGAGCGCGTTTTGAATGAATCCTTCCCCCGGAGGCACCATGTTATTCCCAATCATCCCGGAGCTGCCAACTCCTGCCGTCGCTCCATACCACTGACAAACAAAACCATTTGAAATCAAGAAGTTGTTGGGGCTTGACTGGATGTTCGGCCCAAAACAACCGTCGAGGCTGAAGTTGTTCGAAGGTGCGTCAAAGCTGGGATGATTGAAGAGATTGAAAAACTGCGCGTCGTAACGCAGGCGGAAGCGTTCATTGATCTTGATGTTCTTGAACACGCCAAAATCAAAGCGGGTCTGAAACGGTCCGCGGAAGGGGTTGCGAGGTGCATTCCCCGTTGCGAAACCGCTTTCAGAGTAATCGCACGCCGCAGTTGGATTCGCGGGCTCATCCGTGGTGGGACCGCACGGAGGAACGCCGTTCGTTCCCGGAGCATTCAGGTTTGCACCAAACGCCGCCCCGTTAATGACCGGATTATTGGGATTCACGCCCGTCGTGCCCTGGAGCTGGACGCTGTGAACACTGCCGTTGATGATCGTAAGGAGCGGATTGGTGATGAAATTGTCTCCGGCGCCAAAATATTGGGACGCCACGTCGCCAGAGAAGTCATAGATGCTGTACGGATTGCCGCTCTCGGCCACGGTGACGCCACTAATTCCCCAGTCGTTGAGCGCCTTCGCCGCAAAACCTTCTGACTTGATCAAATTGGGCACGTTGTAAACGTAATTGATGGTCAAAACATGGGTACGGTCATAACCTGCGCTGCCGTAACCAGATCGGGGGTCCAGAGGGTTATTGCCGTTATAGAAAAGTCCTTCCGCGAGTCCGCTGCCCTCGTCGAGGGCGTGAGACCAGGTGTACGAAATATTGAGTTGCAATCCATGGCTCATGCGCTTGGTCATATTGAGTTGCAGAGCGTTGTAATTGGAAACCCCCTCCGCTTCCCAATAATCAGAGTTGGGGTTGTAGCCGATGTAGGGCACGCGAAGGGCTGTGTTGCCGTCGGCTCCCGTGAATTCGCCGATGGTGGTCATCACCTGCTCGGTCTGCAATGCGCCAAATCCTCCGTCGGCATCGGTGGCCTGAAATCCATACGAGTAGGTCTGGCCATTGATCGGTTTCCCGGGAATAGCAATCCCCGGCTGATTGAACGGAACCGGGATCAGTTCATGTTGGCCGTGATTCCCAACATAACCAATGTCAAAAAGGAGCGTGTTGTACGGCTGCCACTGCACGTCGAGCGTCCAATTCTCGGAGTAGGGCAACGTATTTTTCGGATCATAGCCGCCAAAAAGGAATGCAAAGAGCGGCGTGCTGGTTGGCGTGCAAGTGGGCGTCACAGGCTCCGGGCAACCGCTCAACCCGGATTGATTATGAACGAGAGATGCGACGGAATTGGGACCCGTCAGTGTATTGGGCGGAGGGGGCAAAGGTGACGTGCCGAATGGATTGTTCTGCAAGCATTGCACGCCGGTACAGCTGTTATGGACCGGAACCGTAAAGGGTTCTTCTGTGGTCACTCCGAACGGGCCGCTGATGCCCAGGCCAGCGCTCGGGGAAAACTCCGTAAAGAACTCTCCGCGGTCGGCGTATATACCGTAGCCGGCGCGAACGGTCACGTTCTTTACAAAGGATGGGCTCCAGGCAAGCCCCAGCCGCGGCTCAAACATCCATTGACGCCCGGTCAGAGTGGAATTATTGGCGCAGTTGCTCGACTTCGTGGCGCAGAACTCCTTGTTATTTCCCGCGATCACCAAGCCAATGTTGTTGACCGTGTCGGAAGCCAGATCATAGGAATAGGAGCTGGGATAGAAGTTCGTGAGCAGTCCGTTCTTTTCATAAAGCGGGCCATCCCAGTCCCAACGCAGGCCAAGATCCACGGTCAGGTTTGACTTTAGCTTCCAATGATCCTGAGCGAAAAGCCCTGCTTGCCGCGAGCGGAAATAGCGGTTCGTTTCGCCGTTTAGAATCGTGCCTCCGCTCCTGCCACCCAGATTGCCCGTAAGGAAATTCGCGAAGTTATTGAAAGTGAATGTGGCAACCTGATTTTCGCGATTGATGACATTGAGCTGGCCGTAATCGAAGATGCCACCGAAAGACAAATCGTGGTGGCCGTGGACCCAATCGTAGTTTGAGGCACCTTCAAATTGATTCTGAAAAACACCGGCATTTGCAAAATTGTTCGCCGGACCAATACGCAAGCCGTCGAATGTTCCTGAACCCGCGTTGCTAATCGTGATTCCGGGGAAGAAATTGCTGCCGAGGAGGTTGATTCCCGCCGTTGTGGGCGAAAGCTGCTGGCTCGTACCTGCATCCGCGATTTCGCGAATGAAACCGAGGCGCTGCTCCCAGGTCGAATTCGCATTCACGACCGTTGTGTTATCCAAGGACAGGACCTGGCTGCCGGCATGAAGAGTTTGCGGAAATCCAAGGACCTGGCTTACAGCAAAGGGACTCGTGGAAGGGTTCCGTTGATAATAATACTTGCCAGACATGCGATCCCTGGCGCTGAATTCGTAATCGATATTGGCATTGATCTGGTCTGCATGGAATGTACTTGAAGGACCCTGCTCCACGGCGTTGCCGCCAAGCTGACTGATCTCACTCACATTCGTGATGTTCTGCGAAGGAATGAGGTACTGCCCGCTTGGAGTCTTTGCCTGCATGACGGCCAAGGCGACATTGTCGATGTTCCCTTGGGGAACGCCGGCCAAAGTTGCGAGTGTTGCGGCGCTGCGGTCATTTGTCAGACCGCTAGGTACATTGACGATTGCTGTCGCGCCATTGGATGCGTCCGTTACTCTCACACCTTGATACGATCCAAAGAAAAATAGCTTGTCGCGAATAATGGGGCCGCCAAGCGTGCCTCCGAACGTGTTTCTGTGAAGCGCAGGGCGCGGCAGCAGCGGTTCTCCGGTGTTCGGATCGACTCCCGCAGCGTTAAAGAAGAAAGGCGCCGCATTCCAACCAGTGGTCTGATGATATTCGTAGAGCTGTCCGTGCAAATCATTGGTTCCGGACTTCGTGGTCAACTCGACGTGCGCGCCGCTGTTGGCTCCCTGCGAAGCGTCGTACATAGAGGTATTCACATGGAGTTCCTCGATCGTCTCCTGTGGCGGCGTGGGGAGGCCCTCGCCGATCGCGTCGTAAACGGAAGTGTTCGTCTGGATTTGACCGCCCGCCAGGAACTGCTCATTGGTGTTCAGGACGTAACGCGCCTCGCCAACCTGACTCGAAGACTGCCCATTGAACAAATTGTTCGCGTTGACGGAATTAAAGCTGAAGCTGTTGCTGGTGTCTCGCTGGCCATTCGCGAAAATATCCTGGTTGCCCAGTCCCGTGTTGGTTCCCGAGCCGCCGAGCAGATCGGCATTGACGCCGGGGGCCAAAATAGCGAGCTGAGTAAAACTGCCAGTGCCGAGAGGAATCGTCTGAATCACCTCAGGCCCGAGCGTGTAGCCGTTGGTCGTGTCCGTCTGGTTCATCAGCGGCGTTGCGCTCACGGTGATCGTTGTTGTTACTTCGCCGGCCTGCAATGTGACGTTCACAGTCGAGGCCAAATTTCCGCGAACCAAAATGTTCGAGTGGACCTCGGTCTTGAAGCCTTGCTTGGAAATCGTGACGGTGTACGTGCCAATGGGAAGATCGACGATGTTGTAGGAGCCGTCATTTTGCGTGTTGGCGCTGACGGTTAGCCCTGTGTCGACGTTCTTCGCTTGAACCTGCGCTTTGCCAACGACCGCGCCGGAGGTGTCCGTGACTGTGCCGTTGATGGAGCCGAGCGTTTGCTGTGCGCGAAGCGTCAGCGGGACGAGAGCGCTGAGGCATAGCGATACGCACAAGAACACCAAACCACGCAGAAAATTATTCAGCTTCATAAGTTTTATCTCCCACCACTTTAAGATAGTGACTGCTTCTACTACCAGTGCGATGGAGCGTCAAGACGACCTGTGAATATCTCTGGGACAAACACCCTCCAAGGCAGGTCCAAAGCCTCATCGAATAGAGACGAAGAATCTTGCGGACCTGACATTGCAGCTTCATATCTAGCGTGTTACGAGATAATGAAAGGCCAAGGGAAAGCTAACGGAAACAGGATCCTGATTACGCATGATGAGCTGAAATTGAGATGTGATTCAGCGGCAGAAGCGATTCAGCCACCTGGACTCGCACGACCACACCTTTTGGGAGAAGGAGTAGACCGGATTGAGATAGCAGGCAAAACTGACTTTGCCCAGCTTCCTAGGGCTGTTTATTCAGGCTTTCGACCGGCTGGGGCTTCGGATTAGCGTCCCACTGGCTGCCCCAGAGCGCCACTTAACCTCGAAAACAACCGTTTGGCTGTTTGTGCTGGACGAGCACCGGAAAAGCCTGCAAACTGTGGTGCGGTAAAGATTTAGGAGCTTTCTGTCCAGGGGATACGGGGATGGATGGCTTCGCTGGGATAATAAAAATACAGGGCAATCAAGAGTCTTCTTAATTCTGAGGAAAGCGAGGTTCGAGCCATGTCTCTTACGGTTCGCAACCGCATCTGGAAATCAATCGATTGGGCAGCATGCAAGGCTGCCGGCGCGACGTTCAACACGATTCAGTTCTTCAACAAGTACAATCCGAATCCTTCCTTCACGCCGAAGTGGTCGGACAAACCCATCCTGAAGTCATGGGAAAAGAGCAAGCCGACGCTCGGCTGGCCGCGGACGACCGATTCCCTCTGCCCAGGCTGTGTGAAGGAAGCACGCGAAGCCATCATCAATGGCAAAAAGGACTGGACGGATCTCGTCCACGAGAAGGTCGGCGAGATCAAGGCGCAAATCATCGAGCGCGATGGCCAGGTCTGGATGGTGAAAGAGTGCCCCCTCCACGGCAAGTTCGAAGACCTGATGGCCGTCGACGCGAAATTCCTCGAATGGATCGAGAAGAATTTCCCCGGCCGCGACATTCCGGCGCACAACGATGAGGATCTGCACAAGCATGGTTCCAGCACGGTTCGTTACGGCCGCGGCGCAGTCTTGACCGTGGACCTCACCAACCGGTGCAACATGATGTGCGATCCCTGCTTCATGGACGCCAACCAAGTTGGCTATGTGCACGAGTTGAGCTGGGAGGAAGTGCAGGAAATTCTGGACAATGCGCTCAAAATCAAGCCGCGCCGGCAGATGTCCGTGCAGTTCTCCGGCGGCGAGCCGACGATGAGCCCCTATTTTATCGATGCAGTGCGCTACGCCCGCAAGGTCGGATACAACAGCGTGCAGGCGGCGACGAACGGTATCGAGTTCGCCAAGAGCAAGGAGTTCTCCAAGAAGGCCTTTGAGGCCGGCCTCCGCTATGCCTACCTGCAATTCGACGGCATCGGCAACGACGCGAACAGCCACCGGCAGGTCGGCAACTTGTTCGATGTGAAGCTGCGCGCCATCGAGAACATGCACGAAGCGGGCATTGAAATCGTTCTCGTGACGACCATCGTCAACAACGTGAACAACGACCAGGTGGGACCGATCGTTAAGTTCGCGATGGAGAATCCGAAGAAAATCGCGTTCGTATCGTTCCAGCCGGTTTCGTTCACGGGCCGCGACGAAGACATCACGCCAGAACGGCGCATGCGCCAGCGCTACACACTTTCGCATCTGGCCAAGGACGTTAGTCATCAAGTGGGGCAAATCGAGCCGACGCGCGACTGGTTTCCGCTGTCGTTCATCGCGCCGTTTTCAAACTTCGCGGATCACGTTCATGGCCCGGATGCCATGTGGGGTTCACTTTCCTGCGGATGCCATCCGAACTGTGGCGTGGGCACGGCACTGATGGTTCACAAGGAAACCAAGGAGTGGGCGCCGATTTCCCGCTTCTTGAACGCCACGCAACTGGCAAAAGATGTGAACGCCATCACCGATGCGGCTCGCGGCAAGAAGTTTTCTGCGTTCATGCTCGCGCTGGCGATGCTCAGGAACTACAGCCCGTTCCAGGCGCCGCCGAACCTGCGCATCAAGGACATCCTGAAGAAGTTCGACAAGACGTGGGCCGTTTCGGAGAACTCGGACAAAAAGTACGGGCGCACCAATCCAAACCGCACCTACGAAGACGCCATGAAGCGCCGCAGCGAAGATCCGTGGAACATGCTGTTTATCGCCGGCATGTGGTTCCAGGATCTTTTCAACTACGATTTCCGGCGCACAGAGATGTGCATCATCCCGTACGCGACGCAGCAGGGCGAAATTTCTTTCTGCGCGTACAACACGGGAATTGGCTGGCGCAAGATCATCGAGAACATGCACAAGAACGCGACCGTGGCGCAATGGTACAAGGAACACGGTCGGCACGAAATCTACGCCAAGGGCAAGAAGGTGAACCTCGAGCATTACGAGCATTCGCTCAAAGTCGACTCCGCTGACGCCGCGCGCGTTCGCCATCTCGAGCACGACATTCCTCTTACCGCAGCCGAGGAAGACCGCGCACGCCGCCGCAAGGCCATGGAAGAGGCGGCCAAGGTTCGCGCGATCTACGAGGAATTGGTCCTCAAGAAGCCTTCGACGACCGAGGGCGTCGTGCAAATTGGCACGCTTTCGGCGATCAAGGAGGCTGTGCCTGGCGGCACCAAGCCTGTGCAGATCACGGGCGCAAACGGGAACGGCAACGGGGCGAACGGCCACGACGCTGCGAAACGCGAAGTCACCGAGGCGGAAACCGTCGCAGGCGACTAGGTCGTTCGAAGCAATTTCAACCTGAATTTCAAAACGGCTCCGGTTCCTGCTGGAGCCGTTTTTGTTCATGTGAGAAGGCTATGCCGAGCGTGTGACTTTGCGGCGCGGCAAATCTCTGATAGGATTATAGTTTCATTAAATGCAAAGCCTTTGAATTGGAGCATTCATGTCACTGGCATGTGAAATTTGCGGCAAGAAGCCGAGCTACGGAAATGTTGTGAGCCATGCGAACAACCTGCGGAGGCGCCGATGGAATCCGAATCTGCGCCGCGTGAAGGCGCTCGTCGGCGGTGCGCGCAAACACATTCGCGTGTGCACAGCGTGTATCCGAGCCGGGCGCGTCAAGAAAGCTGCCTGAACCTGTCCTCCCATTTCGCCAATCGAAGGAGTTCCTCCGTGTTGAAACGAACAGCTCTTTTCGCCGCCTTCCTGGCGTGCGCTCTGACGATTTCGTGCAGGAGCCAGCAGGCTCCGAACCAGAACGTGTGGGCTACGGTGAACGGAGCGGAGATCAACCGCGCGGAGGTCGACAAATACTACCGCAGCAGAGTGCAGGCGCAGGGCGCCGTGCCGTCGCACGACGAGGCGCTGTCGCTCAAGCTGAGCATTCTCGATCAGTTGATTGACAACGAGCTTTTGTATCAACGCGCGAAAACGCTGAATTTGATCGCGACGGACAGTGAAGTCCAGGACAAGTTCAATCAGTCAAAGGCACCCTTCACCGAGGATGAATTTCAAAGTAAGCTCAAGGAAAGCAGCCTGACAGTGGACGACCTGAAGAACGAAATTCGGCGCGAGCTTTCGATTCAAAAGCTGATGAACCGGGAAGTGGTGGCGAAGATTACCGTCTCTGACGCGGACGTGGCCGATTTTTACGCGAAAAACCAAGCGCAATTTAACGTGGCTGAGCCGCAGTACCACGTCGCGCAGATCGTCGTCACTCCACACCCCGACCCGGGAATTCACAATCGTAAAAACGACAACGCCACAACTCCCGAGCAGGCGAAGCGTAAAGTGACGATGATCGAACAGCAGCTCGGTGCCGGGGCGGATTTCGCCCAGGAAGCGATGGACTACTCCGAAGATACCAACTCCTCAAACGGCGGCGATTTGGGCTTTATTCCGCAATCGTCGCTCAATCAGACCGATCCTGCCCTCAAGACCGCTGTGCTGGCTTTGCAGCCCGGACAAGTGAGCAAGCCGATCGAGCTCAAGGACGGCTATCACATCATCAAACTGATTGCGCGCGAGCCGGCGGGGCAGCGTTTGCTTTCCGATCCGCAGGTGCAGCAATCGATCCGCACGACGCTGCAAAACAGGCGAGAACAATTGCTCCGTGAAGCCTATGTGAGCTCGGCGCGCGACCAGGCGCATGTGGTCAATTATCTCGCCAAGGAAGTTCTCGAATCGGCGGGCAAGCTTCCGAGCGACGACGCGGGCAACTAGCGAAACGAACGGTTTCAATTTGAAGCGTGAGTTTTTTCCTGCAGATTTATTTGCTCGGTTTCAGGCGATTACAGCGAGAATTTCTCCGGCATTCACTGCCTGACCTTCTTTCACGTCGAGGCGTTCGATTTTTCCGGCTTTCGGCGATTTGATTTCATTTTGCATCTTCATCGCTTCGACAACGATCAGGCCTTGCCCGATTTCCACCGAATCTTCATTCTTGACCAAGAGGCGCACAATCTTTCCCGGCATAGGCGCGATTATGGACTGCTTCCCTTCCGCTCCGGCCACTCCGCGGCGGCCGCGATTCCATCGCCGGGGATCGACAACTTCAAAGGGAAATTCGTGTTCGCCAATCATGACGCGAGAGCTTGTTGAATCGGCCGTGACGCTCGCTTCGAATGCCTGCCCTCCGATAAGAACGGAATAGACTCCCGGCTGCACCTCAACCAAATCCGCTGCGACCTCGCGACCATCGAGAAAATTTAGCACTTTTTCACCGTTACGGGCGATTTCCACGGTCCGATCGCGGCGGCCTATTTTTACATTAAGTTTCATCAGCGCTCGGGAATGCCGGCTAATTGATCTTGCCGACCCTGGATTTTCCATCGCGAGGGAGTTTCCGGCGAACCATTCGCAGGTTTGTTTGGAATAGCGTCGTGATTTGCATACCAAAAAGCAGCAACTAAAGCGGCGGCGTCTTCCGCGAGCGCCGCGCCGGCTCTGTGCTTGCCAAACTCTGGCTGTCCTGCCGCCGGCCTAGCGAGCAATTCGTCGAGCCATTTCGTGTAGATTTCCCCGCGGAGGAATTCAGGCTCGGAAAGAATCCGTCGAAAAAGGCCGATATTCGTCTTGATTCCGCGTGCGTAATATTCGCCGAGCGCACCCTGCAGCCGCGCAATGGCTTCCGCGCGATCTTTGCCCGAGGCAATCAATTTGCCGAGCATGGGGTCGTAATCCGTCGGCACGACCCAGCCGGAATAAGCGCCATTGTCCATGCGAATGCCCGGGCCGGAGGGAACGCGAAGGCCGAGAATCTTTCCCGGCGACGGGAAAAAGTTGTTGCCCGGGTCTTCCGCGTAAATCCGGCACTCGATGGCATGACCGCGCAACTGGACGTCTTCTTGTTTGAAAAGCAGCGGTTTTCCGGCGGCGATTTCGATTTGCAGCTTCACAAGATCAACTGACGCGACCAATTCCGTGACGGGATGCTCGACTTGCAGCCGCGTGTTCATTTCGAGGAAATAAAAATTGCGCTGCGCGTCGACCAGAAATTCCATAGTTCCTGCGTTCGTATAGCCACCCGCGCGCGCCAAGCCGACAGCCGCTTCGCCCATGACGCGGCGCAAATCGGGAGTCATGATCGGCGAAGGCGCCTCCTCGATGACCTTCTGATAGCGCCGCTGGACGGAACATTCGCGTTCGCCAAGATAAATGACGTGGCCATGATCGTCGCCGAGGATTTGGATTTCGATGTGACGCGGATGGAAGAGGAACTTCTCCAGGTACAGCCGGCCATCGCCGAAGGCGTTTGTCGCTTCTGAAGCCGCATCGCGCCAGGCAGATCCCAGTTCCTGTTCCCGTTCGACGAGGCGCATGCCCTTGCCTCCACCGCCCGCCACGGCCTTGAGCACGATGGGAAACCCGATTTCTCGCGCTTTTTCGAGAGCCGCGTCAAGTTGCTCAATGGGATGGAGCGTTCCCGGAACGGTGGGTACACCGGTTTCGCGCGCGAGCTGCCGCGCAGCTGTTTTCGAGCCGAGACGCTCCATGGCGGCGGCCGTGGGTCCGATGAAGGCGATGCCCGCATCGGCGCAAGCGCGCGGGAGGCGCGGATTTTCGGCGAGGAACCCGTAGCCCGGGTGCAGCGCGTCGCATCCGGAGGAGTGCGCGACGCCTATGATTTTATCGATGACCAGATAGCTCTCGCGCGAGGGAGCTGTGCCGATGCGATAGGCCTCGTCCGCCAACCGAACGTGAAGCGAGGCGCGGTCGGCGTCGCTGTAAACGACCACGGCGGGAATTCCCATTTCGCGGCACGCGCGCAGAATGCGCACGGCGATTTCACCACGATTGGCGATGAGAATTTTTTTGAACATGGTCAAAGAGGAATATTGCCGTGCTTCTTCCGTGGAGTTGTGTCTCGCTTATTTTCGAGCGAGCGGAGCGCGGCGATAAGCTTCGTGCGCGTCTCGGAAGGTTTGATGACGGCGTCGATATAGCCGCGCTCGGCTGCGACGTAGGGATTCGCAAACCGTTCGCGGAACTCAGCGACCTTTTCCTCCCGCAGGCGCGTGCGATCAGACTCCGGCGCCTGTTCGATTTCGCGTCGATAAACGATGTTGACCGCGCCCTCGGGACCCATCACGGCGATTTCCGCCGTGGGCCAGGCGAAATTGATGTCCGTGCGAATGTGCTTCGACGACATGACACAATAGGCGCCGCCATAAGCCTTGCGCGTAATCACCGTGATTTTCGGCACCGTGGCTTCCGCAAAGGCGAAAAGCAACTTCGCACCGTGCTTGATAATGCCGCCGAATTCCTGCTGCGTGCCGGGCAAAAAACCGGGCACGTCCTCGAAGGTGACCAGCGGGATATTAAATGCGTCGCAAAAACGAACGAAACGAGCGCCTTTGACGGATGCGTTGATATCCAGCACGCCGGCCAGAAACGCAGGCTGATTGGCGACGATTCCCACTGGCTGGCCATCCAGGCGAGCAAATCCGACCACGATATTTTTCGCGAAATGCTCGTGCACTTCGAAAAAATAGTTGTCGTCGACGATGGCATGAATCACGCCCTTTATGTCGTAGGGCTGCATCGGATCCTCGGGCACGATGGAATCGAGCGCGGTGTCGGCGCGGTTGGCAGGGTCGTTGGTGGTGCGGCGCGGAGCGTCGTCGAGGTTGTTCGACGGTAGGAAACTGAGAAGCTCGCGAATCATCGCCAGGCATTCTTTGTCGTCGTGCGCGACAAAATGCGCGACGCCGCTTTTGGCATTATGCGTCATCGCGCCGCCGAGCTCGTGCTTGGTGACTTCCTCATGCGTGACGGTCTTGATGACGTCGGGTCCGGTGACGAACATGTACGAGGTCTTTTCGGTCATGAAAACGAAATCGGTGATGGCCGGCGAATAGACCGCGCCGCCGGCGCAAGGGCCCATGATGGCGCTAATCTGCGGAACGACACCGCTCGCGAGCGTATTGAGCAGAAAAATATCCGCATAGCCGGCCAGAGACATCAC
Encoded here:
- a CDS encoding peptidylprolyl isomerase; this encodes MLKRTALFAAFLACALTISCRSQQAPNQNVWATVNGAEINRAEVDKYYRSRVQAQGAVPSHDEALSLKLSILDQLIDNELLYQRAKTLNLIATDSEVQDKFNQSKAPFTEDEFQSKLKESSLTVDDLKNEIRRELSIQKLMNREVVAKITVSDADVADFYAKNQAQFNVAEPQYHVAQIVVTPHPDPGIHNRKNDNATTPEQAKRKVTMIEQQLGAGADFAQEAMDYSEDTNSSNGGDLGFIPQSSLNQTDPALKTAVLALQPGQVSKPIELKDGYHIIKLIAREPAGQRLLSDPQVQQSIRTTLQNRREQLLREAYVSSARDQAHVVNYLAKEVLESAGKLPSDDAGN
- a CDS encoding radical SAM protein, which translates into the protein MSLTVRNRIWKSIDWAACKAAGATFNTIQFFNKYNPNPSFTPKWSDKPILKSWEKSKPTLGWPRTTDSLCPGCVKEAREAIINGKKDWTDLVHEKVGEIKAQIIERDGQVWMVKECPLHGKFEDLMAVDAKFLEWIEKNFPGRDIPAHNDEDLHKHGSSTVRYGRGAVLTVDLTNRCNMMCDPCFMDANQVGYVHELSWEEVQEILDNALKIKPRRQMSVQFSGGEPTMSPYFIDAVRYARKVGYNSVQAATNGIEFAKSKEFSKKAFEAGLRYAYLQFDGIGNDANSHRQVGNLFDVKLRAIENMHEAGIEIVLVTTIVNNVNNDQVGPIVKFAMENPKKIAFVSFQPVSFTGRDEDITPERRMRQRYTLSHLAKDVSHQVGQIEPTRDWFPLSFIAPFSNFADHVHGPDAMWGSLSCGCHPNCGVGTALMVHKETKEWAPISRFLNATQLAKDVNAITDAARGKKFSAFMLALAMLRNYSPFQAPPNLRIKDILKKFDKTWAVSENSDKKYGRTNPNRTYEDAMKRRSEDPWNMLFIAGMWFQDLFNYDFRRTEMCIIPYATQQGEISFCAYNTGIGWRKIIENMHKNATVAQWYKEHGRHEIYAKGKKVNLEHYEHSLKVDSADAARVRHLEHDIPLTAAEEDRARRRKAMEEAAKVRAIYEELVLKKPSTTEGVVQIGTLSAIKEAVPGGTKPVQITGANGNGNGANGHDAAKREVTEAETVAGD
- a CDS encoding TonB-dependent receptor, which codes for MKLNNFLRGLVFLCVSLCLSALVPLTLRAQQTLGSINGTVTDTSGAVVGKAQVQAKNVDTGLTVSANTQNDGSYNIVDLPIGTYTVTISKQGFKTEVHSNILVRGNLASTVNVTLQAGEVTTTITVSATPLMNQTDTTNGYTLGPEVIQTIPLGTGSFTQLAILAPGVNADLLGGSGTNTGLGNQDIFANGQRDTSNSFSFNSVNANNLFNGQSSSQVGEARYVLNTNEQFLAGGQIQTNTSVYDAIGEGLPTPPQETIEELHVNTSMYDASQGANSGAHVELTTKSGTNDLHGQLYEYHQTTGWNAAPFFFNAAGVDPNTGEPLLPRPALHRNTFGGTLGGPIIRDKLFFFGSYQGVRVTDASNGATAIVNVPSGLTNDRSAATLATLAGVPQGNIDNVALAVMQAKTPSGQYLIPSQNITNVSEISQLGGNAVEQGPSSTFHADQINANIDYEFSARDRMSGKYYYQRNPSTSPFAVSQVLGFPQTLHAGSQVLSLDNTTVVNANSTWEQRLGFIREIADAGTSQQLSPTTAGINLLGSNFFPGITISNAGSGTFDGLRIGPANNFANAGVFQNQFEGASNYDWVHGHHDLSFGGIFDYGQLNVINRENQVATFTFNNFANFLTGNLGGRSGGTILNGETNRYFRSRQAGLFAQDHWKLKSNLTVDLGLRWDWDGPLYEKNGLLTNFYPSSYSYDLASDTVNNIGLVIAGNNKEFCATKSSNCANNSTLTGRQWMFEPRLGLAWSPSFVKNVTVRAGYGIYADRGEFFTEFSPSAGLGISGPFGVTTEEPFTVPVHNSCTGVQCLQNNPFGTSPLPPPPNTLTGPNSVASLVHNQSGLSGCPEPVTPTCTPTSTPLFAFLFGGYDPKNTLPYSENWTLDVQWQPYNTLLFDIGYVGNHGQHELIPVPFNQPGIAIPGKPINGQTYSYGFQATDADGGFGALQTEQVMTTIGEFTGADGNTALRVPYIGYNPNSDYWEAEGVSNYNALQLNMTKRMSHGLQLNISYTWSHALDEGSGLAEGLFYNGNNPLDPRSGYGSAGYDRTHVLTINYVYNVPNLIKSEGFAAKALNDWGISGVTVAESGNPYSIYDFSGDVASQYFGAGDNFITNPLLTIINGSVHSVQLQGTTGVNPNNPVINGAAFGANLNAPGTNGVPPCGPTTDEPANPTAACDYSESGFATGNAPRNPFRGPFQTRFDFGVFKNIKINERFRLRYDAQFFNLFNHPSFDAPSNNFSLDGCFGPNIQSSPNNFLISNGFVCQWYGATAGVGSSGMIGNNMVPPGEGFIQNALGSPRFISMALHLTF
- the rpmB gene encoding 50S ribosomal protein L28 → MSLACEICGKKPSYGNVVSHANNLRRRRWNPNLRRVKALVGGARKHIRVCTACIRAGRVKKAA
- a CDS encoding biotin/lipoyl-containing protein, whose amino-acid sequence is MLNFLDGREVAADLVEVQPGVYSVLIGGQAFEASVTADSTSSRVMIGEHEFPFEVVDPRRWNRGRRGVAGAEGKQSIIAPMPGKIVRLLVKNEDSVEIGQGLIVVEAMKMQNEIKSPKAGKIERLDVKEGQAVNAGEILAVIA